In Aquincola tertiaricarbonis, the genomic stretch GGAGATCTCTGTGCTGATCCGGGCGGCGCATGCACGGCCGGCCTGGGGCAAACCCGGTAGGCGCCTGCGCCGCGCCGGTGCGCGGCCCTTGCTGTCATCGGGCTGTCGTGCGCCGCCCGCATGCTGCGGCGGGCGTGCCGGGCGGTGTACGCCCTCACCCGCACCGGGCCGGGGCGGCACCGTGCTTGCATCCGCTTGTCGCGCGGCGGTCGGCCGTGCACCTTTGACGGGAGCCCTTGCCATGAACGACTACACGATCCAGCTGGTCAACGAAAGCTTCGATCTGGTGGAGCCGATGGCTCCGCAGGCGGCCGCGCTGTTCCGAGAGAACCTGGTGCAGGCCGCCCCCACGCTGCAGACGCTGCTGCACAGCGACGCCGGCGCCCCTGGCGAGCAGCTGGTGCTGGCCATGGGTGAGGCGCTGCGCCAGCTGCGCGAGCCCGACGACCTGCTGCCCGCGGTGGAAGGCCTGGGCCGCCGCCATGCCGGGCTGATGGGCCTGCGCGACGAAGACTACGACGCGGTGGGCGGCGCCCTGCTCAAGACGCTGGAGCAGGGCCTGGGCCCCGCCTTCGACGACGAGACCCGGGCCGCCTGGATCGACGTCTACAGCGCCATGGCCGGTGCCATGAAACAGGTGAGCCGCAGCGCTTCGGCCGCCTGATTCACTTCGGGGCCAGCGCCCACATGCGCAGCCGCTGCTTCATGCGGCCGGCCTGCTGTTCGGCCACCTCGCCGGGGCCCCAGAAGTAATCCGCCCGCACCGCGCCCACGATGGCGGTGCCGGTGTCCTGCGCCAGCACCAGCCGCCGCAGCGGCGTGTTGGACAGCGGCTCGGTGGTGTCCAGCCACACCGGGGTGCCGTAGGGCACGCTGCGCGGGTCCACCGCGATGGAGCGCTCGGGCGTCAACGGCACGCCTTGCGCGCCGCGCGGCCCGGCGCTGGGGTCGGGCAGCGGTTCTTCGCGAAAGAACACGGTGCGCGGGTTGCTCCACAGCATCTCGTTGACGCGGCGCGGGTTGCGCCGCGCCCACTCGCGGATGGCCGGCCAGGAGGCGGTGTCGGGCGTCAGCTCGCCCTGCTCGATGAGCCAGCGGCCGACCGACTTGTAGGGCTGGTCGTTGTGGCCGGCGAAGGCCACGCGCAGCACCTGCACCCGGCCGTCGGGCTCGGTCACGCGCATGCGGCCCGAGCCCTGGATCTGCAGCACCAGCGCGTCCAGCGGGTCGGCCACG encodes the following:
- a CDS encoding globin domain-containing protein, translating into MNDYTIQLVNESFDLVEPMAPQAAALFRENLVQAAPTLQTLLHSDAGAPGEQLVLAMGEALRQLREPDDLLPAVEGLGRRHAGLMGLRDEDYDAVGGALLKTLEQGLGPAFDDETRAAWIDVYSAMAGAMKQVSRSASAA